GGCTTGACCCCGCCAAAAAATCTGTGGATAACCTTGGTTCCGCGGCCTCGGGTCAGTACAATCTGGCCGCTCGAAGAATAAGTTTTCCACAATGAGCGCAGACTTGTCAGGGGCGGCCCTGTGGCAGCGCGGCTGCGAACGGCTGGCCGCCGAACTGCCTGAACAGCAATTCAACACCTGGATCCGCCCGCTGCCCGCAGCGGAAGTGGTCCACATGCAAGAAAAGAACGGCGATGACGCCGTCCTGGTGTCGCTGCGCGTGCCCAATCGCTTCAAGCTGGACTGGATCCGCAGCCAGTACGCCAGCCGCATCGAAACCATCCTGAGCGAACTCGCCGGCAAGCCCGCCCGGCTGGAACTGGCGCTCGCCCCGCGCGAACCGATCGTCCCGCTGCCGCGCAACAGCGCGCCAGCCCTGGGCATGGGCCAGGTGCTGCAGCAGCACGGCCTGCGCAGCGGCCCGAACGCGGCCCCCGGCGCCGAGACGGCCTCATCCGCCGCCCGCGCACGTCCCACGCCAGCGGCCGCGCCCATGAATCCGCCCACTGCGGCCGGCCTGATCAGCAACATGGCGCCGATGGCGCCGCAGAATCTGCCGCCCAGCGCCACCCGTCACCGCATCAACTCCAGCCTGACCTTCGACACGCTGGTGCCTGGCCGCGCCAACCAGATGGCCCGCACGGCGGCCCTGCACGTGGCCGGCGCGCCCGGCCAGATGTACAACCCGCTGTTCATCTATGGCGGCGTCGGCCTGGGCAAGACCCACCTGATCCATGCGGTCGGCAATGCGCTGCTGAAGGATCGCCCGGATGCGCGCGTGCTGTATCTGCATGCGGAGCAGTTCATCTCGGACGTCGTCAAGAACTACCAGCGCAAGACCTTCGACGAGCTCAAGGCCAAGTACCACTCGCTGGACCTGCTGCTGATCGATGATGTGCAGTTCTTCGCCGGCAAGGACCGCACGCAGGAAGAATTCTTCAACGCCTTTGAGGCGCTGCTGGCCAAGCGGGCCCACATCATCATGACCAGCGACACCTACCCCAAGGGGCTGGTCGACATCGACGAGCGCCTGACCAGCCGCTTCGACGCCGGTCTGACGGTGGCCATCGAGCCGCCCGAGTTGGAAATGCGGGTCGCCATCCTGATCAAGAAGGCTGACGCCGAGGGCGCGCCGATGCCTGAGGATGTGGCGTTCTTCATCGCCAAGAATGTGCGCGCCAACGTCCGGGAACTGGAAGGTGCCCTGCGAAAGGTGCTGGCCTACAGCCGCTTCTCGCACAAGGAAATCAACATTCAGCTGGCCCGCGAGGCGCTGAAGGACCTGCTGTCGATCCAGAACCGGCAGATCTCGGTGGAGAACATCCAGAAGACCGTGGCCGATTTCTACAAGATCAAGGTCGCGGACATGTATTCGAAGAAGCGCCCGGCCAGCATTGCCCGCCCGCGCCAGATCGCGATGTACCTGGCCAAGGAACTGACCCAGAAGAGCCTGCCGGAGATCGGCGAGCTGTTTGGCGGCCGCGACCACACCACGGTGTTGCATGCGGTTCGCAAGATCGGCGGTGAGCGCCAGAAGAACACCGAACTGAACCAGCAGTTGCACGTGCTGGAGCAGACGCTGAAGGGATGACGAAAAATCACTCGGCCATCAGCGAAAATGCCGCGTTCGCCCGAACAGCCAACAGTGGAGAGAGGTTGACATGATCGTGTTGAAAGCCAGCCAGGACAAAGTGCTTGCCGCACTGCAGGCCGTGTCCGGCATTGTGGAGAGGCGCCACACCCTGCCTATCCTGGCCAATGTGCTGATCCGCAAGCAAGGCCCGCAGGTGGAGCTGACCACCAGCGATCTGGAGATCCAGGTCCGCACGACCGTCGAGTTCGATGGCGACGCGGGCGACTTCTCGACCACAGTGGGCGCACGCAAGCTGATCGACATCCTGCGTTCGATGCCCTCGGACCAGACCGTCAGCCTGACCTCCAACCAGAGCAAGATGACCCTGCAGGGCGGCAAGAGCCGCTTCACGCTGCAGACGCTGCCGGCCGACGACTTCCCGCTGGTGCAGGAAGCCGCCGACTTCGGCCCGGCGTTCAGCGTGCCGCAGAAGACGCTCAAGGGACTGATCAACCAGGTCCACTTCGCGATGGCGGTGCATGACATCCGCTACTACCTGAACGGCATCCTGTTCGTCGCCGAAGGCAAGACGCTGACGCTGGTCGCCACCGACGGCCACCGCCTGGGCCTGGCCCAGGCCGAAACCGACACCGAAATGCCCAAGCAGGAAGTGATCCTGCCCCGCAAGACGGTGCTGGAGCTGATGCGCCTGCTGAAGGACGGCGGCAAGGGCGAGGAAGAAAACGCGCCCATCGAGATGCGCTTTGCCGGCAATCAGGCCAAGTTCAGCTTCAGCGGCATGGAATTCGTGACCAAGCTGGTCGAGGGCAAGTTCCCCGACTACAACCGTGTCATCCCGAAGAACCACAAGTTCCACGTCATCCTGGGCCGTCAGCAACTGCTGGCCGCGTTGCAACGCGCCGCCATCCTGACCAGCGAGAAGTTCAAGGCGGTGCGCCTAGCCTTCGATCCGGGTCTGCTGTCGATTGCCTCCAGCAATGCCGAGCAGGAAGAGGCCAAGGAAGAGATCGAGATTGACTACGGCGGCGACCAGATCGAAACCGGTTTCAATGTGACCTACCTGATGGACGTGCTGGCCAACATGAGCCAGGACATGGTGCGCATCGATCTGAACGACAGTTCGTCCAGCGCGCTGCTGAGCATCCCGGATCACGCCGGCTTCAAGTACGTGGTCATGCCGATGAGGATTTAAGGTCGTTGCGCACCGGTCGCTCCTCGTCGGGAGCGGTGGGTCGCGCATCCCCTGCCCCCGCCAGGCGGGGGTTCTAGCCAGATTGACAAACGGCCGCGTGGCGGCCTCGAGTACCCCCTGATGAGCGACACTCCGAATACCGAGAACACCCCCGTGCCCGCACCGCAAGGCGACGGCACGGGTTACGGCGAGTCCAGCATCCAGATCCTGGAAGGCCTGGAGGCGGTCCGCAAGCGCCCCGGCATGTACATCGGCGACACGTCCGACGGCACAGGCCTGCATCACCTGGTCTTCGAGGTCGTCGACAACTCCATCGACGAGGCGCTCGCGGGCTACTGCGACGACATCGTCGTCACGATCCACACCGACAATTCGATCTCCGTCATCGACAACGGCCGCGGCATCCCGACCGGCGTGAAGATGGACGACAAGCACGAGCCCAAGCGCTCGGCCGCCGAGATCGCGCTGACCGAGCTGCATGCCGGCGGCAAGTTCAACCAGAACAGCTACAAGGTCTCGGGCGGTCTGCACGGCGTGGGCGTGTCCTGCGTGAATGCGCTGTCCAAGACGCTGCGCCTGACGGTGCGCCGCGAGGGCAAGGTCCATCAGATCGAATTCAAGAAGGGCATCCCGCAGGATCGCCTGATCGAAGTCCGCGACGGCTTCGAGACCAGCCCGATGCGCGTGGTCGGCGAGACCGACAAGCGCGGCACGGAAGTCCACTTCCTGCCCGACACCGAGATCTTCACCCAGAACAGCGAGTTCCACTACGACATCCTGGCCAAGCGCCTGCGTGAGCTCTCGTTCCTGAACAACGGCGTGAAGATCCGCCTGGTCGACGAGCGCAACAACAAGGAAGACAACTTCGCCTACGCGGGCGGCGTGAAGGGCTTCGTCGAGTTCATCAACAAGGGCAAGACGACGCTGCATCCCAACATCTTCCATGCGCAGGGCGACAAGCTCTCGGACCAGGGCACCAACATTGGTGTGGAGGTCTCGATGCAGTGGAACGACGGGTTCAATGAAAACGTCCTGTGCTTCACCAACAACATTCCGCAGCGTGACGGCGGCACCCATCTGACCGGCCTGCGCGCGGCGATGACACGGGTGATCAACAAGTACATCGAAGACAACGAGCTGGCCAAGAAGGCCAAGGTCGAGGTCGCCGGCGACGACATGCGCGAAGGCCTGGCCTGCGTGGTCAGCGTCAAGGTGCCGGAGCCGAAGTTCAGCTCGCAGACCAAGGACAAGCTGGTGTCGAGCGAAGTGCGCGCGCCGGTGGAAGACATCGTCTCGCGCCTGCTGACCGACTACCTGCTCGAGAACCCGCTGGATGCCAAGACCATCTGCGGCAAGATCCTGGACGCCGCCCGCGCCCGCGAGGCGGCCCGCAAGGCCCGCGAAATGACGCGTCGCAAGGGCGTGCTGGACGGCCTGGGCCTGCCCGGCAAGCTCGCCGACTGCCAGGAGAAGGATCCCGCCCTGTGCGAGATCTACATCGTGGAGGGTGACTCCGCCGGCGGATCCGCCAAGCAGGGCCGCGACCGCAAGTTCCAGGCGATCCTGCCGCTGCGCGGCAAGATCCTGAACGTCGAGAAAGCGCGCTACGAGAAGCTGCTGACCAGCAACGAAATCATCACGCTGATCACGGCGCTGGGCACCGGCATCGGCCGCGGCGCCGGCAGCGACGACTTCAATCCGGACAAGCTTCGCTACCACCGCATCATCATCATGACCGACGCGGACGTGGACGGTGCCCACATCCGCACGCTGCTGCTGACCTTCTTCTACCGGCAGATGCCGGAGCTGGTCGAGCGCGGCCACATCTACATTGCGCAGCCGCCGCTCTACAAGGTGAAGGTCGGCAAGCAGGAGCAGTACCTGAAGGACGGCCATGAGCTCGATGGCTTCCTGTTGAAGGTCGCGCTCAACGATGCCGAGCTGCACACCGCGGGCGTGGGCAATGGGCCAGTGCTCAAGGGTGAAGACCTGGAAGGCAAGGCGCGCCAGTACGTCGCCGCGCAGAACGTGATCCAGCGCCTTTCCGCCTGGATGGACGGCGAAGCGCTGCACCTGCTGGCCTCCGGCCTGGCGATCAACCTCGACACCAAGGATGCAGCCGACATCGCCGCCACCGCGCTGCAGTCCCAACTGCACGACGCCACCGTGACGGCAGAGACCGATCCTCGCACCGACAAGCTGCTGCTGCGCATCTCGCGCCGCCATCACGGCAATGTGCGATCGAGCATCATCACCGCGGACTTCGTGCACGGCGCGGACTACGAGGTGCTGGCCACGGCGGGCAAGACCTTCAAGGGTCTGGTCACCGAAGAGGCTGTGATCCGCAAGGGCGAGGGCGAGAAGGCCAAGGAATCCAAGGTCGGCGACTTCCGCGCCGCGATGGCTTGGCTGATGACGCAGGCGGAATCCAGCGTCGGCCGCCAGCGCTACAAGGGCCTGGGTGAGATGAACCCGGAACAGCTGTGGGAGACGACGATGGATCCGACGGTTCGTCGCCTGTTGCGCGTGCAGATCGAGGATGCGATCGAGGCCGATCGCGTGTTCACGATGCTGATGGGTGATGAGGTCGAGCCGCGGCGTGAGTTCATTGAGCAGAATGCGCTGAGGGCGGCGAATATTGACGTTTGATCTGCCGGTTTGTTAGATGACGGTTTTAGCCGGACAGGTCTTGAATTCGCTGGACGGAGATGCTGGATAGCGCCGGACTTTCCGTCTGATGACGCGCACAAGCCTCTGATTCGTAAAGAGTCAGGGGCTTTTTTCTTTGATGATGGCGGAGGGGATGTCCATGTGCTTGACTCCACTCGCGCTGGGTGAGCTGGCGCCCGCGGGTGGGCGCTTCAGGCTGCCAGCGGACCTTAGCCGCTTGCGAACTGCGTAGCCTTTGGAGGTGTACCGAGACGCCGCCACTCACTGAGCACTTTGCCTGCAGCCTTCTTAAACCTGGCGTCTTCGTTATCGCCGTTCATAGCTCGCAGCAAGGACACGGCCATCGATTCCTTGTCAACGCGGAACAAGCCTCTGTGCTCTCCAATGAGCAATCCATCGATTGCTGAACCTGGGGTCCTTCGCTCTGACGTCAGCAAAGAAGACGTAGTCCACATACTGTTCGGTCTCTGTTGTCCATGCGAATCGACAGCGGCGGGCCGTACCAGTCCACCAGCCGGTCCATAGTGCGAATCAGCATCGAGGCCGGCAGCGATTGGCCCACCTGGATGGTAAGCGCCTCGCGGTCGGCCTCGTCGATCACGTTGAACGTTCGGAACCGGCGACCGTCGTAAAGCACGTCATTCATGAAGTCCAAGGCCCACCCCTGATTGACGTACGAACCCGCAGCCAGCGGCACGGGTTCTCGATTGGGAATGCGGCGGTTCATTCGGCGGCGGATGTTCAGCCCCAGCTCGCAGTACACCCGCCAAACCCGCTTGTGGTTCCATGGCCGGCCGTCCAGGCGTAGCCGGTCAAAGCACTTCCAGAAGCCCCAACGGCCATTGCGCTCAACGACGCCGTTAAGCGCATCAGTGACCTCGGCGTCCCTTTCCATCGGCTGCAGCGGCACTTTGTAATACGCCGCCCGCAACAAGCCTGCGGCCCTGCAGGCTCGTAAGATCGACAGGCTGTGCTCGGTCACCAAGACCTCGATCACCTGCCGCTTCGCGGACGGCGTCAGGTTTTTTTGTCTTCACGGCGTCCATGGGCAAGATTCGGTCATTTCACTGTGTGGTCGTCGCCGACTGTCGAATATCCAAGGCACCGGCCGGGCCAGCGACCACCGTTAGGTGCGCACGATACGACCCCACCACGGTTCGGCTCCCTCACTGCGGGCTGGACAGCACGCTGCTGATCCCTTTAAGCCCCCCGGTGCGGCCAAACTACATCGGCGGACGTACTGAATGTCCGTCTCGCCTTCATATTCCCGCGTGAAGCCATGCCGCTCGTAGAACCGAGTGGCGTCGCTGAGCCGAAGCGCCCGAAGCCGCACGTCGAGCTGATGTGCATCCGAGAGCGCCAGCACCCGCGCCAGTGCGCAAGCGCCAAGCCCTTGCCTCTGAAGATCCGGATCCACGTACAGGTGGTCCAGATAGAGGTCGGTATCCCGACGCCGCAGGACGTAGAACCCAGCGATCCTCCCGCTCAGCTGCATGACCGTTGCGTCATGCGGGCGCAGCGTCTGAAGAAAATGGTCACGCGTCCGAAGAGGATCGAGGGCGCTGTCCTCCAGGCTCTGCCGCATAGCCCGCAACAGCACGCCCGCCAGGTCGGATTTGATCTCGTCCGTGGCCGTCACCCATTCAACTTGCATCGGCTATCTCCGTGTGAGTGCTGGTATGCCAGCATGTCCAAAGCCGCGTACACGCTGCCGCTGCGGTTCTGCCCCGTAGAATTGCGCTCTTCTGTATTCATGAGGCAGCGCCGCTTGCGCGGACAAGGGCCGGAGGGAATGGTCCTGAAGAACGGCGGCTGTCTCGTTGCCCTCTTTACTGCGCCAGTAAAAGGTAGTTTCTTGTCTGAGCATGACTCCATAGGAGCCCCCGCGGTGCGCAGCGTCAGGTTCGGCGCCTATGAGCTGTCCCCCGCTCTGCGGCTGTTGTCCAGGGACGGACAAGCCGTCTCGCTGGGCGCGCGCGCATTCGATATCCTTGTGGCGCTTGTGGAGCGGCACGGGCGCGTCGTGTCCAAACACGAGCTGATGACGATCGTCTGGCCGACCACGGTCGTTGACGAGGGCAGCGTGCGGGTTGCCATGAGCGCCCTGCGAAAGGAACTGGGGCCGGAGCTCATTGCGACTGTCCCCGGGCGGGGCTACCAGTTCACCGCCCAATTGCAGGCGGATGAATCGTCGGCAAGCTGTGGCCAGATCAGCGTCACCGGGCCCGCCGGCCAGCGCGCGGCTACCGATGAAACCCGCAGACTGCTGGGCCGGGATGCCTTGCTCGAACAGATCCGTGAAGCATTTGGTCTTGGCCGACTCGTGACGTTGACGGGCCATCCCGGCACCGGCAAGACCGCCCTCGCTCGGGCGCTCCGCTCTGGCCACGCGCATGGCATGGGCGCTCAGGAAGCCGCGCCGGTGTACTGGATCGATCTCGCAGCGCTCAGCAGCGACCAGCATCTGGTTGCCGCCATCGCCCAGGCTTCTGATGTGGCGGTCACGGACCACGCGAGCGCCAAAGCCTTGGTGGCGGCGCTGCGCAGCTCGCAGGCGCTGCTCATTCTCGACAATGCGGAGCACATGGTCGACGCCGTGGCGTCCATGGCCCACCAACTTCTGGAAGGGTGTCCCCAGGTTCACTTGTTGGTCACGAGCCAGGTTCGCCTCAAGATTGCCGGCGAGCTGGTGGTTCTCGTGCCTCCTTTGGAGGTGGCGCAGACGGGCATGGATCATGGTCAGGCGCAGCAATGGCCCGCACAGGCTCTGTTTCTGCGGCACTGCAGACAGTTCGGCCGCCCGCTGCCCATCACCCAGCAGAACCTGGACCTTGTCTCCGACATCTGCCTGCGGGTCGACGGCGTACCACTGGCCATTGAATACGCCGCCGCGGCCGTGCCGCTGCTGGGGCTCAAGGGCGTGGCGGACGCGCTTGATGCACGCCGACTGGCGATGAGCGCCGGCCGGCGAGACGCCCCTGATCGCCAGCGCACGTTGCGCGCCGCACTGTCCTGGAGCGTGTCTTTGCTGGGGCCGTACGAGCAGTCCGTTGTTCGGCGCATGGGCGTCTTCCTTGGCAGCACCTCGATGCAGCTGCTCGAGCCGGTCGTGAATATTGAAGGCGAAGATCCTTGGCGTGTCATGGAGGCGCTCTCCGAGCTCATTGATCGTTCCTTGGTGGTTCCCGAGGACGACGGCATCGTCACGCGCTACAGATTGCTGGAAAGCACACGCGCGTTTGCGCTGGAAGTGCTGGGTTCAACCCGTGAGCTTTCGCCGATGCGACAGCGTCACGCTCAGGTGATGGAAGCGTTCTTCTCCCGCGTTCGCAAAGCTGCCCTGGACGGAACCATGCGGCTGGACGACGGCGTCCGCGAGCTTCAGGCCGAGCTGCACAATGCCCGTCCCGCCCTGCAATGGGCGATGGACCATGACGGCCTGCTGGCCCTCGGCCTGGCCTCCAGCCTCGCGTTCGTGTTGCGAAGGTCGGGCGGCATCTGGGAATCCGGACAATACCTCGCGAAAACGGAGTGCTTCGCGACTGAACACGTTGACCATGCAATCTCCTGCGGCTGGGTCCGCGAGGCCATCATCCACTGGACCTACGGCAATCGCGCCAAGGCCGTGCATTGGCTTGGCCTGGCCGACCCCGCCTACAGGGCCGCGGCCAACAGCGTCGCGCTCATCGACCTTCTCGTCCTGAAGGCCAATTGCCTCGACCTGGCCCGCAACAACGACGACGCCCTGGCCGCCGTGCTGGACGAGATTGCCGCCATGGACAAATCCGGCTTGCCCGACCGACTGCTCACCTTCTGCGCCTCTGGGCTGGTCATGGCGGCCCACCGCCTGGGACGGACCCAGGAGGTCCAGACCGCTGAGCGTTGGGCGGCCGTGGTTCCTGACGGGGACGCTCATGGACGAATGGGCCTGGTCACCCGCCTGATGAGCATTCAGATTTCGAGCGGCCGCGCCGCACAAGCTATCGCGCTGGGGCAACCGCTGTTCGACGAACACAAGAACGGCCAGTACCGTCAGGCCCTGCACTGGCTGCCGATCAGTCTCGCGGCCGCCTATCTCAGCATCGGCGAGCCGCTCATGGCCGCCCACATGGCCAAGGAGCGCCTCGAGGTGGACGTGGGCAACGAACTGCTCTATGCCTGGACAGATGTGCTCGCGCAGCTGGCATGCCTGACCAATAACCATGCGCTGGCAGCGAGCCTCACCGCATACGGCGACCGCATTTATGCTGCCGCAGGCATTCAGCGTCCCGCCGTGGAAGCGAACCTTCGAGCCGATTCCATCCAGACCGCATTAACAGCCCTGCCACCCGAACAGTATCAAGCGGCATGCGAAGCTGGCGGGCTATGGGATGTCAACGCCATGCAGGCGGCAGCGGAGGCGGTGCTGCTCGCAATCGACCCTGTCAGACCACTGGACGACCTCAAGACGTGAGTGAGAAGGACCGGCGATCGCTGACAGGTGCCTCCGCCTGAAGCAGATCAAAGGCGTAGAGCTGAGTCATCAGCTCCGCCACCGTTCGGCAGGCCATCTTGCGCATGCCATTGCTGCGATGAATCTTCGCCGTGATCTCGGCAATCCCGAGGTCGGCCGCGATCTGTTTGCTCAGGCGGCCTTTGGCCACCGCGGCCAGCACTTCCTTCTCCCTGCGGGTGAGCGAGTACCAGCGCGCGACCACGACTTCACGAGAACGCTCAGTGTTTCTCCGCCGTTCGTCATGCTCAAGCGCACCGACCACCGAGTCGATCATCTCCTGGGTGCGCAGGGGCTTCTCGAGGAAGTCCCAAGCGCCTGCTTTCATGGCCTTGACGGTCGTTGACACGTCGCAGTGTCCACTGACGAAGATCAGCGGCATACTGGCCAGGGCGGTGCTCTTGAGCGTCTGCTGAAGCAGCAACCCGCTGCCCCCGTGCGGACGGATCTCGGCCACCAGGCAAGAAGGCACCTTTGGCGCAGGCCCCGCCAGGAACTCCGGGACGGAGGCGAACTCCCGCACATCGATCATCATGCTGCGAAGGGCACTGGCCAGACCAAGACGCAGCGATGGGTCCTGATCCAGGAGAAAGACGGTGCGGCTGGGCATCGAGGCGCTCGTGCTCGTGCGCCGCCCTGATTCATACGCTCGCAACGCGCTTGCATTCATTACGTGCCCGTCAGCGACGAATGCATCTCGAACCATGGAGGCAGGCATTGAAGAGTCGGTCATTTGTCGTTTCCACTGATGAAGGCCAGGAGCTCAACATTGAGGCGGTCCTTATGCGTGTCGATGAGTCCATGGGGAGCCTGCGCGTATCGTCGCAGTGACGCACAGCGCAGCAGGGGTGCCGCGTCCGCGCAGCCAGCGCCCGCAGGGACGATCTGATCGTCGTCCCCCTGCACCAGCAGGGTGGGCACTGTCAACATCTTCAGATCAGCACTGAGATCGGTGTCTGTGAGCGCTCCCAGGCAAGCGTGGGCGCTTCGATGGCTGGCCTGCAGACCTTGTGCAAGGAACTTCTCAACCAGACCTTTCGGGCGAACCGCACCCTCCCGGTTCAAACCATATTGAGGCCCTGCCGCCAGTTCCGCATATAGCGCTGCCCTGTTGTCCCGTTCACGATCCTGCAGGTCCAGCAGGACACTGCGCAGTGGAGCGGCCGTGTCTGCGTCAGCGCTCACGGCCAGGGGCAACAGGCCGCTTATCAGCACGAGCTTGGCCACCCGGCGAAGACCGTGGCGCGCCACACACCGGACCACCTCTGCCGCACCGGCCGCGAATCCCACCAGAACGGCTTGGCGAAGATCCAGAACCTCGAGCAGGGTGCTGAGGTCGTCCGCATAGGAGTCCAGATCGTTGCCGTCCCAGGTCTGGGTCGAGCGTCCATGACCACGGCGGTCATGGGCGATGGTCCGCAGGCCTCTGGAGGACAGGAACATCATCTGGGATTCCCAGCTGTCAGCGTTCGTGGGCCAACCATGGCTGAAGACCACGGGCGGACCACTGCCCCAATCCTTGTAGAAGATTCGAGCGCCATCTCGGGCGGTGATGTAGTACGTCACGGGGAAACTCCGGGTGTTCAGGCGCGTATGCGCGGGCCTTGAGGGCCCACGGCATGACCGGCCATTCCCCGGCCGCAGCGCACGGCCGGGGGCTCCTCATGCCAAGCAGTCAGCCTGGCTTGCGGCTGGCGTCCTGAAACCGCGTCAGCAGCGTCTGGTAGCGGCTACCGCTGCGCAGCGATTCGTACTTGGCCAGAGCGGCCTGATAGGCGGCAGTTTCCACGGCAGGGCCGGCGTCAGCGCGGTCAAGGTCGACGAGCCCCGACTCCTGGTAGATGTGCAGGTCAGCCAGCACCTCGGCCCGCGACAAAGAGCGCCCGGACATCGCGCGGATTCCGCTGAGGGCCTCGTACCGGGCCAGCGCGGCTTCGCGCTCGCTTGATTCGTGCGATGCCTCACCATCGCGACGTTCGATGGCCGCCAGGCCGGAGTCGCGATAGCGCATGAGGTCTGCAAGCACCTGCGCGCGGGTCGTGCCCGTCATGCTGTCAGGCTGGGTGGAGATCATCCGCAGCATCAGGTAACGATCTCGTGCTGCCGTCCACTGGGGGGAACCAATCTGCGAGCGGGAGTCGTCCCGCTCCAGCGCGGCAAGGCCGGAGTCCTGGTAATCCTTCAGATCCATCAGGACCGACGCGCGGGTGGTGGGCACTGAGGCTTGGTCAGGCGCAGCCAGCGCGGCTGTTGTGAGCCCCGACAACAGCGAACCTCCGAGCACCAGGGTGAAGAGCAGCCGCGAACTGGCAGTGCGCGCGGCGGGGGCAAGTGGATTGAACGTCATGTGAATTTCCGTTGTAGTGAAGGCACAGGGATGGCTCAGCTACGCAGGAACGCCAGCAGGTCCTGATTCAAGCGGTCCTTGTGGGTGTCGGTAATGCCGTGCGGGCCACCGGGGTACTCAATGAGGCGGGCGCCCTTCACCAGGCGGGCGGTTGCACGACCGGTCGTCTCGATGGGGACGATCTGGTCTTCGACGCCATGCACCACAAGCGTCGGGACGGTGAACTTCTTCAAGTCCTCACGGAAGTCCGAATAGAAGAAGGCGTCGATGCAGTCATAAGTGGCCTTGCTGCTGGCTTGCAT
The Roseateles amylovorans genome window above contains:
- a CDS encoding GNAT family N-acetyltransferase, with the protein product MQVEWVTATDEIKSDLAGVLLRAMRQSLEDSALDPLRTRDHFLQTLRPHDATVMQLSGRIAGFYVLRRRDTDLYLDHLYVDPDLQRQGLGACALARVLALSDAHQLDVRLRALRLSDATRFYERHGFTREYEGETDIQYVRRCSLAAPGGLKGSAACCPARSEGAEPWWGRIVRT
- the gyrB gene encoding DNA topoisomerase (ATP-hydrolyzing) subunit B, yielding MSDTPNTENTPVPAPQGDGTGYGESSIQILEGLEAVRKRPGMYIGDTSDGTGLHHLVFEVVDNSIDEALAGYCDDIVVTIHTDNSISVIDNGRGIPTGVKMDDKHEPKRSAAEIALTELHAGGKFNQNSYKVSGGLHGVGVSCVNALSKTLRLTVRREGKVHQIEFKKGIPQDRLIEVRDGFETSPMRVVGETDKRGTEVHFLPDTEIFTQNSEFHYDILAKRLRELSFLNNGVKIRLVDERNNKEDNFAYAGGVKGFVEFINKGKTTLHPNIFHAQGDKLSDQGTNIGVEVSMQWNDGFNENVLCFTNNIPQRDGGTHLTGLRAAMTRVINKYIEDNELAKKAKVEVAGDDMREGLACVVSVKVPEPKFSSQTKDKLVSSEVRAPVEDIVSRLLTDYLLENPLDAKTICGKILDAARAREAARKAREMTRRKGVLDGLGLPGKLADCQEKDPALCEIYIVEGDSAGGSAKQGRDRKFQAILPLRGKILNVEKARYEKLLTSNEIITLITALGTGIGRGAGSDDFNPDKLRYHRIIIMTDADVDGAHIRTLLLTFFYRQMPELVERGHIYIAQPPLYKVKVGKQEQYLKDGHELDGFLLKVALNDAELHTAGVGNGPVLKGEDLEGKARQYVAAQNVIQRLSAWMDGEALHLLASGLAINLDTKDAADIAATALQSQLHDATVTAETDPRTDKLLLRISRRHHGNVRSSIITADFVHGADYEVLATAGKTFKGLVTEEAVIRKGEGEKAKESKVGDFRAAMAWLMTQAESSVGRQRYKGLGEMNPEQLWETTMDPTVRRLLRVQIEDAIEADRVFTMLMGDEVEPRREFIEQNALRAANIDV
- a CDS encoding ATP-binding protein; the protein is MSKAAYTLPLRFCPVELRSSVFMRQRRLRGQGPEGMVLKNGGCLVALFTAPVKGSFLSEHDSIGAPAVRSVRFGAYELSPALRLLSRDGQAVSLGARAFDILVALVERHGRVVSKHELMTIVWPTTVVDEGSVRVAMSALRKELGPELIATVPGRGYQFTAQLQADESSASCGQISVTGPAGQRAATDETRRLLGRDALLEQIREAFGLGRLVTLTGHPGTGKTALARALRSGHAHGMGAQEAAPVYWIDLAALSSDQHLVAAIAQASDVAVTDHASAKALVAALRSSQALLILDNAEHMVDAVASMAHQLLEGCPQVHLLVTSQVRLKIAGELVVLVPPLEVAQTGMDHGQAQQWPAQALFLRHCRQFGRPLPITQQNLDLVSDICLRVDGVPLAIEYAAAAVPLLGLKGVADALDARRLAMSAGRRDAPDRQRTLRAALSWSVSLLGPYEQSVVRRMGVFLGSTSMQLLEPVVNIEGEDPWRVMEALSELIDRSLVVPEDDGIVTRYRLLESTRAFALEVLGSTRELSPMRQRHAQVMEAFFSRVRKAALDGTMRLDDGVRELQAELHNARPALQWAMDHDGLLALGLASSLAFVLRRSGGIWESGQYLAKTECFATEHVDHAISCGWVREAIIHWTYGNRAKAVHWLGLADPAYRAAANSVALIDLLVLKANCLDLARNNDDALAAVLDEIAAMDKSGLPDRLLTFCASGLVMAAHRLGRTQEVQTAERWAAVVPDGDAHGRMGLVTRLMSIQISSGRAAQAIALGQPLFDEHKNGQYRQALHWLPISLAAAYLSIGEPLMAAHMAKERLEVDVGNELLYAWTDVLAQLACLTNNHALAASLTAYGDRIYAAAGIQRPAVEANLRADSIQTALTALPPEQYQAACEAGGLWDVNAMQAAAEAVLLAIDPVRPLDDLKT
- the dnaA gene encoding chromosomal replication initiator protein DnaA, with translation MSADLSGAALWQRGCERLAAELPEQQFNTWIRPLPAAEVVHMQEKNGDDAVLVSLRVPNRFKLDWIRSQYASRIETILSELAGKPARLELALAPREPIVPLPRNSAPALGMGQVLQQHGLRSGPNAAPGAETASSAARARPTPAAAPMNPPTAAGLISNMAPMAPQNLPPSATRHRINSSLTFDTLVPGRANQMARTAALHVAGAPGQMYNPLFIYGGVGLGKTHLIHAVGNALLKDRPDARVLYLHAEQFISDVVKNYQRKTFDELKAKYHSLDLLLIDDVQFFAGKDRTQEEFFNAFEALLAKRAHIIMTSDTYPKGLVDIDERLTSRFDAGLTVAIEPPELEMRVAILIKKADAEGAPMPEDVAFFIAKNVRANVRELEGALRKVLAYSRFSHKEINIQLAREALKDLLSIQNRQISVENIQKTVADFYKIKVADMYSKKRPASIARPRQIAMYLAKELTQKSLPEIGELFGGRDHTTVLHAVRKIGGERQKNTELNQQLHVLEQTLKG
- a CDS encoding IS3 family transposase encodes the protein MTEHSLSILRACRAAGLLRAAYYKVPLQPMERDAEVTDALNGVVERNGRWGFWKCFDRLRLDGRPWNHKRVWRVYCELGLNIRRRMNRRIPNREPVPLAAGSYVNQGWALDFMNDVLYDGRRFRTFNVIDEADREALTIQVGQSLPASMLIRTMDRLVDWYGPPLSIRMDNRDRTVCGLRLLC
- the dnaN gene encoding DNA polymerase III subunit beta, giving the protein MIVLKASQDKVLAALQAVSGIVERRHTLPILANVLIRKQGPQVELTTSDLEIQVRTTVEFDGDAGDFSTTVGARKLIDILRSMPSDQTVSLTSNQSKMTLQGGKSRFTLQTLPADDFPLVQEAADFGPAFSVPQKTLKGLINQVHFAMAVHDIRYYLNGILFVAEGKTLTLVATDGHRLGLAQAETDTEMPKQEVILPRKTVLELMRLLKDGGKGEEENAPIEMRFAGNQAKFSFSGMEFVTKLVEGKFPDYNRVIPKNHKFHVILGRQQLLAALQRAAILTSEKFKAVRLAFDPGLLSIASSNAEQEEAKEEIEIDYGGDQIETGFNVTYLMDVLANMSQDMVRIDLNDSSSSALLSIPDHAGFKYVVMPMRI